CGAGACCCACCTGACGACGGGGACCAACCCGGACAGCGGCACCGCGCCGAGCCTGGCGCAGACCACGTCGACGGGCAACTTCTCTGGCGCCTTCACGGACGTGGCGGGCGCCGACGGCATCAAGTCGACGGCCTATTCGCTGACCATCAATGGCGGCAGCGGCACCGCGTCCGGCTTGGTCGACTCTCACACCCAGCTGAGCGACGTGCTGGTGCAGGTCAATGCCACCACGATCGAAGGCCATGTCGGCAACGCCGCCGGCGCGCTGGCGTTCACGATCTCGGTCGATCCGTCGACCGGCATCGTCACCTTCACCGAGGACCGCGCGGTCGATCAGCCGCAGAGCGGCAGCAATCCGTCTGCCACTCCGGCGCTGTTCACCGCCGGTGTGCTGACGCTGACCCAGACCGTGACCGACAATGACGGCACGACGGCCTCGGCGGGCCTCGACCTCGGCGCCAAGCTGTCGATCACCGATGACGGTCCGACCGTGACGGTGGTGGCGGCGAACGAGCCGACGCTGACGCTGAGCGAAACCCATCTGACGACGGGCACCAACCCGGACAGCGGTACCGCGCCGAACCTGGCGCTGACCACGACGACGGGCAACTTCTCGGGCGCCTTCACGGACGTGGCGGGGGCCGACGGCATCAAGTCGACGGCCTATTCGCTGACCATCAATGGCGGCAGCGGCACGGCGTCCGGCCTGGTGGATTCCCACACCCAGCTGAGCGACGTGCTGGTCCAGGTCAATGCCACGACCATCGAAGGCCATGTCGGCAGTGCTGCCGGTGCGCTGGCGTTCACCATCTCGGTCGATCCCTCGACCGGCATCGTCACCTTCACCGAAGACCGCGGCGTGGATCAGCCGCAGAGCGGCAGCAATCCGTCTGCGACGCCGGCGCTGTTCACCGCTGGCGTGCTGACGTTGACGCAGACCGTGACCGACAATGACGGCACGGTGGCTTCGGCCGGCCTCGACCTCGGCGCCAAGCTGGCGATCACCGACGACGGTCCGACCGTGACGGTGGTGGGGAAGGCTCCGACGCTGACGCTGAGCGAGACCCATCTGACGACGGGCACCAACCCGGACGACGGCACCGCGCCGAACCTGGCGCTGACCACGACGACGGGCAACTTCTCGGGCGTCTTCGCTGACGTGGCGGGCGCCGACGGCATCGAGTCGACGGCCTATAGCCTGACCATCAATGGCGGCAGCGGCACGGCGTCCGGCCTGGTGGACTCCCATACCCAGCAGAATGACGTGCTGGTCCAGGTCAACGCGACCACGATTGAGGGTCATGTCGGCGGCATCGGCGGCGCGCTGGCGTTCACCATCTCGGTCGATCCGTCGACCGGCATCGTCACCTTCACCGAAGACCGCGCCGTGGATCAGCCGCAGAGCGGCTCCAACCCCTCTGCCACTCCGGCGCTGTTCACAGCCGGTGTGCTGACGCTGACCCAGACCGTGACCGACAATGACGGCACGGTGGCCTCGGCCGGCCTCGATCTCGGCGCCAAGCTGTCGATCACCGATGACGGCCCGACCGTGACGGTGGTGGCGGCGAACGAGCCGACGCTGACGCTGAGCGAGACCCATCTGACGACGGGGACCAACCCGGACAGCGGCACCGCGCCGAGCCTGGCGCTGACCACGACGACCGGCAACTTCTCGGCCGCCTTCGCGGATGTCGCGGGAGCCGACGGCATCAAGTCGACGGCCTATACGCTGACGGTCAATGGCGGCAGCGGCACGGCGTCCGGGCTGGTCGACTCCCATACCCAGCTGAGCGATGTGCTGGTCCAAGTCAACGCTACCACGATTGAAGGCCATGTCGGCAACGCCGCCGGCGCGCTGGCCTTCACCATCTCGGTCGATCCCTCGACTGGCATCGTCACCTTCACCGAAGATCGCGCCGTGGATCAGCCGCAGAGCGGCAGCAATCCGTCTGCGACGCCGGCGCTGTTCACAGCCGGCGTGCTGACGCTGACGCAGACCGTGACCGACAATGACGGCACGGTGGCCTCGGCCGGCCTCGATCTCGGCGCCAAGCTGGCGATCACCGATGACGGTCCGAGCGTGACCGTTGTGGCGGGGAGGGAGCCGACGCTGACGCTGAGCGAGACCCATCTGACGACCGGGACCAATCCGGACAGCGGCACGGCGCCGAACCTGGCGCTGACCTCGACGACCGGCAACTTCTCGGCCGCCTTCACGGACGTGGCGGGCGCCGACGGCATCAAGTCGACGGCCTATTCGCTGACCATCAATGGCGGCAGCGGCACGGCGTCCGGCTTGGTCGACTCTCACACCCAGCTGAGCGACGTGCTGGTCCAGGTCAGCGCCACCACGATCGAGGGCCATGTCGGCGGCATCGGCGGTCCGCTGGCGTTCACCATCTCGGTCGATCCCTCGACCGGCATCGTGACCTTTACTGAAGACCGTGCGGTTGATCAGCCGCAGAGCGGCTCGAATCCGTCCGCCACACCGGGGCTGTTCACCGCCGGTGTGCTGACGCTGACCCAGACCGTGACTGACAACGACGGCACGGTGGCCTCGGCCGGCCTCGACCTCGGCGCCAAGCTGTCGATCACCGATGACGGCCCGACCGTGACGGTGGTGGGGATGGCTCCGACGCTGACGCTGAGCGAGACCAATCTGACAACGGGCACCAACCCGGACAGCGGCACGGCGCCGAACCTGGCGCTGACCTCGACGACCGGTAACTTCTCGGGCGTCTTCGCGGATGTGGCGGGCGCCGACGGCATCAAGTCGACGGCCTATTCGCTGACCATCAATGGCGGCAGCGGCACGGCGTCCGGCCTGGTGGACTCCCACACCCAGCAGAATGACGTGCTGGTCCAGGTTAATGCCACGACGATCGAAGGCCATGTCGGCAGTGCTGCCGGTGCGCTGGCGTTCACCATCTCGGTCGATCCGTCGACTGGCATCGTCACCTTCACCGAAGACCGCGCCGTGGATCAGCCGCAGAGCGGCAGCAATCCGTCTGCGACGCCGGCGCTGTTCACGGCCGGCGTGCTGACGCTGATGCAGACCGTGACCGACAATGACGGCACGGTCGCTTCGGCAGGCCTCGACCTCGGTGCCAAGCTGGCGATCACCGACGACGGTCCGAGCGTGACGGTGGTGGCAGGGAGGGAGCCGTCGCTGACGCTAAGCGAGACCCATCTGACGACCGGGACCAATCCGGACAGCGGCACTGCGCCGAACCTGGCGCTGACCACGACGACCGGCAACTTCTCGGCCGCCTTCGCCGACGTGGCGGGCGCCGATGGCATCAAGTCGACGGCCTATTCGCTGACCATCAATGGCGGCAGCGGCACCGCGTCCGGTCTGGTGGATTCCCATACCCAGCAGAACGATGTGCTTGTCCAGGTCAACGCCACCACGATCGAAGGCCATGTCGGCGGCATCGGCGGCGCGCTGGCGTTCACGATCTCGGTCGATCCGGCGACCGGCATCGTCACCTTCACCGAAGACCGCGCGGTCGACAACAATCTGGCGGCTGCCTCGCTGACGGCCGGCGTTCTGACGCTGACGCAGACCGTGACCGACAATGACGGCACGGTGGCCTCGGCCGGCCTCGACCTCGGCGCCAAGCTGTCGATCACCGACGACGGTCCGACCGTGACGGTGGTGGCGGCCAACGCGCCGTCGCTGACGCTGAGCGAGACCCATCTGACGACGGGGACGAACCCGGACAGCGGCACGGCGCCGAACCTGGCGCTGACCACGACGACCGGCAATTTCTCGGCCGCCTTCACGGACGTGGCGGGCGCGGACGGCATCAAGTCGACGGCTTATAGCCTGACGCTCAATGGCGGTAACGGCACGGCATCGGGTCTGGTGGACTCCCACACTCAGCAGAGCGACGTGCTGGTCCAGGTCAATGCCACGACAATTGAAGGCCATGTCGGCAGCGCCGCTGGTGCGCTGGCGTTCACGATCTCGGTCGATCCCTCGACCGGCATTGTGACCTTCACCGAGGACCGTGCGGTCGACCAGGCGCAGAGCGGCTCGAATCCGTCCGCCACTCCGGCCCTGTTCACCGCCGGCGTGCTGACGCTGACGCAGACCGTGACCGACAATGACGGCACAGTGGCCTCGGCGGGCCTCGACCTCGGGGCCAAGCTGGCGATCACCGATGACGGCCCGACCGTGACTGTTGTGGCAGGGAGGGAGGCGTCGCTGACGCTGAGCGAGACCCATCTGACGACGGGCACCAACCCGGACGACGGCACGGCGCCGAGCCTGGCGCTGACCACGACGACCGGCAACTTCTCGGCCGCCTTCACGGACGTGGCGGGAGCCGACGGCATCAAGTCGACGGCCTATACGCTGACCATCAATGGCGGCAACGGTACGGCGTCAGGGTTGGTGGATTCCCACACCCAGCAGAATGACGTGCTGGTGCAGGTCAATGCCACCACGATTGAGGGTCATGTCGGCGGCATCGGCGGCGCGCTGGCGTTCACCATCTCGGTCGATCCGTCGACCGGCATCGTCACCTTCACCGAGGACCGCGCGGTCGATCAGCCGCAGAGCGGCAGCAATCCGTCTGCCACTCCGGCGCTGTTCACCGCCGGTGTGCTGACGCTGACCCAGACCGTGACCGACAATGACGGCACGACGGCCTCGGCGGGCCTCGACCTCGGCGCCAAGCTGTCGATCACCGATGACGGTCCGACCGTGACGGTGGTGGCGGCGAACGAGCCGACGCTGACGCTGAGCGAAACCCATCTGACGACGGGCACCAACCCGGACAGCGGTACCGCGCCGAACCTGGCGCTGACCACGACGACGGGCAACTTCTCGGGCGCCTTCACGGACGTGGCGGGGGCCGACGGCATCAAGTCGACGGCCTATTCGCTGACCATCAATGGCGGCAGCGGCACGGCGTCCGGCCTGGTGGATTCCCACACCCAGCTGAGCGACGTGCTGGTCCAGGTCAATGCCACGACCATCGAAGGCCATGTCGGCAGTGCTGCCGGTGCGCTGGCGTTCACCATCTCGGTCGATCCCTCGACCGGCATCGTCACCTTCACCGAAGACCGCGGCGTGGATCAGCCGCAGAGCGGCAGCAATCCGTCTGCGACGCCGGCGCTGTTCACCGCTGGCGTGCTGACGTTGACGCAGACCGTGACCGACAATGACGGCACGGTGGCTTCGGCCGGCCTCGACCTCGGCGCCAAGCTGGCGATCACCGACGACGGTCCGACCGTGACGGTGGTGGGGAAGGCTCCGACGCTGACGCTGAGCGAGACCCATCTGACGACGGGCACCAACCCGGACGACGGCACCGCGCCGAACCTGGCGCTGACCACGACGACGGGCAACTTCTCGGGCGTCTTCGCTGACGTGGCGGGCGCCGACGGCATCGAGTCGACGGCCTATAGCCTGACCATCAATGGCGGCAGCGGCACGGCGTCCGGCCTGGTGGACTCCCATACCCAGCAGAATGACGTGCTGGTCCAGGTCAACGCGACCACGATTGAGGGTCATGTCGGCGGCATCGGCGGCGCGCTGGCGTTCACCATCTCGGTCGATCCGTCGACCGGCATCGTCACCTTCACCGAAGACCGCGCCGTGGATCAGCCGCAGAGCGGCTCCAACCCCTCTGCCACTCCGGCGCTGTTCACAGCCGGTGTGCTGACGCTGACCCAGACCGTGACCGACAATGACGGCACGGTGGCCTCGGCCGGCCTCGATCTCGGCGCCAAGCTGTCGATCACCGATGACGGCCCGACCGTGACGGTGGTGGCGGCGAACGAGCCGACGCTGACGCTGAGCGAGACCCATCTGACGACGGGGACCAACCCGGACAGCGGCACCGCGCCGAGCCTGGCGCTGACCACGACGACCGGCAACTTCTCGGCCGCCTTCGCGGATGTCGCGGGAGCCGACGGCATCAAGTCGACGGCCTATACGCTGACGGTCAATGGCGGCAGCGGCACGGCGTCCGGCCTGGTGGATTCCCACACCCAGCTGAGCGATGTGCTGGTCCAAGTCAATGCCACGACAATTGAAGGCCATGTCGGCAGTGCTGCCGGTGCGCTGGCGTTCACCATCTCGGTCGATCCGTCGACCGGCATCGTGACCTTCACCGAGGACCGCGCGGTCGACCAGGCGCAGAGCGGCTCGAATCCGTCCGCCACGCTGACGCTGTTCACCGCCGGCGTTCTGACGCTGACGCAGACCGTGACCGACAACGACGGCACGGTGGCCTCGGCCGGCCTCGACCTCGGCGCCAAGCTGGCGATCACCGATGACGGTCCGACCGTGACGGTGGTGGGGAAGGCTCCGACGCTGACGCTGAGCGAGACCAACCTGACAACGGGCACCAACCCGGACGACGGCACGGCGCCGAACCTGGCGCTGACCACGACGACAGGCAACTTCTCGGGCGTCTTCGCTGACGTGGCCGGCGCCGACGGCATCAAGTCGACGGCTTATAGCCTGACCATCAATGGCGGCAGCGGTACGGCATCCGGTTTGGTGGACTCCCACACCCAGCTGAGCGATGTGCTGGTTCAGGTCAGCGCGACCAAGATCGAAGGTCATGTCGGCGGCGCCGCTGGTGCGCTGGCCTTCGTCATCTCGGTCGATCCGTCGACCGGTATTGTGACCTTCACCGAGGACCGTGCCGTCGATCAGGCACAGAGCGGCAGCAATCCGTCGGCCACCCCGGCGTTGTTCACGGCCGGGGTGCTGACGCTGACGCAGACCGTGACCGACAATGACGGCACGGTGGCCTCGGCGGGCCTCGATCTCGGCGCCAAGCTGGCGATCACCGATGACGGTCCGACCGTGACGGTGGTGGCGGCCAACGCGCCGACGCTGACGCTGAGCGAGACCCATCTGACGACCGGCACCAACCCGGACAGCGGCACCGCGCCGAGCCTGGCGCTGACCACGACGACGGGTAACTTCTCTGGCGCCTTCACGGACGTGGCGGGTGCCGACGGCATCAAGTCGACGGCGTATAGCCTGACCATCAATGGCGGCAGCGGCACGGCATCCGGCCTGGTGGACTCCCACACTCAGCAGAGCGACGTGCTGGTCCAGGTCAATGCCACCACGATCGAAGGCCATGTCGGCAGCGCCGCTGGTGCGCTGGCCTTTGTCATCTCGGTCGATCCGTCGACCGGCATTGTGACCTTCACCGAGGACCGTGCGGTCGACAACAATCTGGCGCCCGCCTCCCTGAC
The DNA window shown above is from Bradyrhizobium sp. ISRA464 and carries:
- a CDS encoding DUF5801 repeats-in-toxin domain-containing protein, which codes for MQGQFQVAQAAGTGNSANSAPVRIYKLTKPLTDQAVIVNLGYDQKVQVDFSAIAKEKITLVHIGEKLIILFDNQSTVTVEPFFDSRSDPLSNITVEVAPGRDVSGQEFATLFPISTDASVLPAADNGGNANGNAQASGANFSPFAIDALDPVPTNQLAGPETLPNFTDTQPTGFVLEQTFVAPTIAVNSTVALTLSDANLTATTNNGFNGTAHSAALTSVKGNFAADFTDTAGSTGISSVSYALSIPGNGTPSGLIDSQTQQQDVLVQVNATTIEGHVGIASGALAFTITVDPTTGVVTFTEDRAVNNNGTGATGVSLAAGTVTLTQTVVDNDGGTASASIDLGTKLSITDDRPIVTVVPGSEPSLMLSETHLTAATNNGVDGTAHNLALTSVTHSFAGAFNDNFGADGSGPTALDPHPVVYTLSIGNGGLSGLVDSQSQQNDVLVQTSSNTITGYVGSQASGLVAFTITVDGSGNVTFTEDRAVDNNGTGATGVSFAAGAVTLTQTITDGDGSSASASLDLGAKLSITDDGPTVTVVAANEPSLTLSETHLTTGTNPDSGTAPSLAQTTSTGNFSGAFTDVAGADGIKSTAYSLTINGGSGTASGLVDSHTQLSDVLVQVNATTIEGHVGNAAGALAFTISVDPSTGIVTFTEDRAVDQPQSGSNPSATPALFTAGVLTLTQTVTDNDGTTASAGLDLGAKLSITDDGPTVTVVAANEPTLTLSETHLTTGTNPDSGTAPNLALTTTTGNFSGAFTDVAGADGIKSTAYSLTINGGSGTASGLVDSHTQLSDVLVQVNATTIEGHVGSAAGALAFTISVDPSTGIVTFTEDRGVDQPQSGSNPSATPALFTAGVLTLTQTVTDNDGTVASAGLDLGAKLAITDDGPTVTVVGKAPTLTLSETHLTTGTNPDDGTAPNLALTTTTGNFSGVFADVAGADGIESTAYSLTINGGSGTASGLVDSHTQQNDVLVQVNATTIEGHVGGIGGALAFTISVDPSTGIVTFTEDRAVDQPQSGSNPSATPALFTAGVLTLTQTVTDNDGTVASAGLDLGAKLSITDDGPTVTVVAANEPTLTLSETHLTTGTNPDSGTAPSLALTTTTGNFSAAFADVAGADGIKSTAYTLTVNGGSGTASGLVDSHTQLSDVLVQVNATTIEGHVGNAAGALAFTISVDPSTGIVTFTEDRAVDQPQSGSNPSATPALFTAGVLTLTQTVTDNDGTVASAGLDLGAKLAITDDGPSVTVVAGREPTLTLSETHLTTGTNPDSGTAPNLALTSTTGNFSAAFTDVAGADGIKSTAYSLTINGGSGTASGLVDSHTQLSDVLVQVSATTIEGHVGGIGGPLAFTISVDPSTGIVTFTEDRAVDQPQSGSNPSATPGLFTAGVLTLTQTVTDNDGTVASAGLDLGAKLSITDDGPTVTVVGMAPTLTLSETNLTTGTNPDSGTAPNLALTSTTGNFSGVFADVAGADGIKSTAYSLTINGGSGTASGLVDSHTQQNDVLVQVNATTIEGHVGSAAGALAFTISVDPSTGIVTFTEDRAVDQPQSGSNPSATPALFTAGVLTLMQTVTDNDGTVASAGLDLGAKLAITDDGPSVTVVAGREPSLTLSETHLTTGTNPDSGTAPNLALTTTTGNFSAAFADVAGADGIKSTAYSLTINGGSGTASGLVDSHTQQNDVLVQVNATTIEGHVGGIGGALAFTISVDPATGIVTFTEDRAVDNNLAAASLTAGVLTLTQTVTDNDGTVASAGLDLGAKLSITDDGPTVTVVAANAPSLTLSETHLTTGTNPDSGTAPNLALTTTTGNFSAAFTDVAGADGIKSTAYSLTLNGGNGTASGLVDSHTQQSDVLVQVNATTIEGHVGSAAGALAFTISVDPSTGIVTFTEDRAVDQAQSGSNPSATPALFTAGVLTLTQTVTDNDGTVASAGLDLGAKLAITDDGPTVTVVAGREASLTLSETHLTTGTNPDDGTAPSLALTTTTGNFSAAFTDVAGADGIKSTAYTLTINGGNGTASGLVDSHTQQNDVLVQVNATTIEGHVGGIGGALAFTISVDPSTGIVTFTEDRAVDQPQSGSNPSATPALFTAGVLTLTQTVTDNDGTTASAGLDLGAKLSITDDGPTVTVVAANEPTLTLSETHLTTGTNPDSGTAPNLALTTTTGNFSGAFTDVAGADGIKSTAYSLTINGGSGTASGLVDSHTQLSDVLVQVNATTIEGHVGSAAGALAFTISVDPSTGIVTFTEDRGVDQPQSGSNPSATPALFTAGVLTLTQTVTDNDGTVASAGLDLGAKLAITDDGPTVTVVGKAPTLTLSETHLTTGTNPDDGTAPNLALTTTTGNFSGVFADVAGADGIESTAYSLTINGGSGTASGLVDSHTQQNDVLVQVNATTIEGHVGGIGGALAFTISVDPSTGIVTFTEDRAVDQPQSGSNPSATPALFTAGVLTLTQTVTDNDGTVASAGLDLGAKLSITDDGPTVTVVAANEPTLTLSETHLTTGTNPDSGTAPSLALTTTTGNFSAAFADVAGADGIKSTAYTLTVNGGSGTASGLVDSHTQLSDVLVQVNATTIEGHVGSAAGALAFTISVDPSTGIVTFTEDRAVDQAQSGSNPSATLTLFTAGVLTLTQTVTDNDGTVASAGLDLGAKLAITDDGPTVTVVGKAPTLTLSETNLTTGTNPDDGTAPNLALTTTTGNFSGVFADVAGADGIKSTAYSLTINGGSGTASGLVDSHTQLSDVLVQVSATKIEGHVGGAAGALAFVISVDPSTGIVTFTEDRAVDQAQSGSNPSATPALFTAGVLTLTQTVTDNDGTVASAGLDLGAKLAITDDGPTVTVVAANAPTLTLSETHLTTGTNPDSGTAPSLALTTTTGNFSGAFTDVAGADGIKSTAYSLTINGGSGTASGLVDSHTQQSDVLVQVNATTIEGHVGSAAGALAFVISVDPSTGIVTFTEDRAVDNNLAPASLTAGVLTLTQTVTDNDGTVASAGLDLGTKLSITDDTPHFGEIDTAIITDSAGYSVTGNITFVTGADGFGTPAASLVGNTAPAGLMFDGQAVSYYVDPSNPELLIAYIGTDHTIAADQVFTLSLDPSNDQYTFTLLQPFTESSLLSVTGATSFGSGPAQEQILTSNGNEVAVISGSNSGGAASVNGSTAGWGVDNNNFDPGEKMLFDFTNNAQFTPGGATGFTPVAGTLDANFTFSKSFSFSYVETYGHYVGGTFHVDGTITGTVNNVSSWTSPTLSTALPGYQAGDQMGSLQLSDLSGQSTKVDLTGVDVLTTINVSENLSFTVHTTDGDGSTAAPGTINVDINGGTSLSGTGNEVLAVAPGDTVTLTGNNNTIQFDHPTDGGTLGISVTGFNAATDAISVSAAGFTAGSITFGEVFNNTQVQNSTSNAFTNSSERFLFDSTNHTLYYSPDGTTAHEQALAILNGVTQINATNIHVAH